From the Gordonia bronchialis DSM 43247 genome, one window contains:
- the helR gene encoding RNA polymerase recycling motor ATPase HelR, with the protein MPAVPTTVFDLAAHPAKAAPELIADDERHFAAMTAALVRSQELLSGRLAQLRSAPARMGRQAVDRDLEIHETTQRLAMVRRHSLDLCLGRIVDQAGQPHYIGRIGLTDPDGEQLLIDWRAPAAEPFFAATRARPLGVRNRRRYRWGRGHIVDYWDEAFDSAADDTLFLDDDSAFIASLAASRSPRMRDVLGTIAADQDAIIRADSAGALVVDGGPGTGKTVVALHRAAYLLYSDPRLAGNRGGVLVIGPHESYLAYIADVLPGLGELSVATTTLRSLVPEGEKAAVEPDSAVAEHKSSIKMIDVVQAAVAWYEEPPRESFVVETEWGDVALTQSDWAEVCRAPDPGTAHNEARDEIWDALADIVHRRVTGGGGEDEVSVRTVRSSLMNDDELVSVVHRHWPMLEATDIVGDLWTVPAFLRMCAPWLSAEAVAGLQRSDAHAWTVADLPLLDAARRRLGDRRADARRRRAAAARIAQRAQMDLVIGDLLESRVHDDGEGLMSMLRQQDLREVLADDAMGGGERTSTDGPFAHIVVDEAQELTDARWAMILSRCPSRSLTVVGDRAQARRVFGETWAQRLLRVGVDDVRVAELTVNYRTPEEIMAQAQTVIRAAIPDANVPVSIRRGGLPVTYGDRADLTAMIGRWQEANPDGIACVIGDPRIPDTPRVRSMSPATTKGLEFDLVVLVNPDDFGDGVTGAVDRYVAMTRATRQLTILSGCEDGEETAGQK; encoded by the coding sequence GTGCCTGCCGTCCCCACCACCGTGTTCGACCTCGCCGCACATCCAGCCAAGGCCGCCCCCGAACTCATCGCCGACGACGAACGCCACTTCGCGGCGATGACAGCGGCTCTCGTGCGCTCGCAGGAACTGCTGAGCGGTCGCCTCGCACAACTGCGGTCCGCGCCCGCGCGGATGGGCCGGCAGGCGGTGGATCGCGATCTCGAGATCCACGAGACCACACAGCGATTGGCCATGGTGCGCAGGCACAGCCTCGATCTGTGCCTCGGACGGATCGTCGATCAGGCCGGACAGCCACACTACATCGGCCGGATCGGACTCACCGACCCGGACGGGGAACAACTGCTCATCGACTGGCGTGCCCCGGCCGCCGAACCATTCTTCGCCGCCACCCGCGCACGTCCGCTGGGCGTGCGAAACCGGCGCCGATACCGTTGGGGGCGTGGCCACATCGTCGACTACTGGGATGAGGCCTTCGATTCCGCCGCCGACGACACACTCTTCCTCGACGACGACTCGGCCTTCATCGCGAGTCTGGCCGCCAGTCGCTCACCCCGGATGCGAGATGTGCTGGGCACCATCGCGGCCGATCAGGATGCCATCATCCGTGCGGACTCGGCCGGCGCGCTCGTCGTCGACGGTGGTCCCGGGACCGGGAAAACCGTTGTGGCACTCCACCGTGCGGCCTACCTGCTGTACTCCGACCCGCGGCTGGCCGGGAACCGCGGCGGCGTGCTGGTGATCGGTCCGCACGAGTCGTATCTCGCCTACATCGCCGATGTGCTGCCCGGCCTCGGTGAACTCAGCGTCGCCACAACCACGCTGCGCTCACTGGTCCCGGAAGGGGAAAAGGCTGCAGTCGAGCCGGATTCGGCAGTGGCAGAACACAAATCGTCGATCAAGATGATCGATGTGGTCCAGGCCGCGGTGGCCTGGTACGAAGAACCGCCCCGCGAGAGCTTCGTCGTCGAGACGGAATGGGGCGATGTCGCACTGACGCAATCGGATTGGGCCGAGGTCTGCCGTGCCCCCGATCCGGGGACGGCGCACAACGAGGCGCGGGACGAGATCTGGGATGCGTTGGCCGACATCGTCCATCGCCGAGTCACCGGTGGTGGGGGTGAGGACGAGGTGTCCGTTCGGACGGTTCGCTCGTCGCTGATGAACGACGACGAGCTGGTGTCGGTGGTCCACCGGCACTGGCCGATGCTGGAGGCGACCGACATCGTCGGGGATCTGTGGACGGTTCCGGCGTTCCTCCGGATGTGTGCGCCGTGGCTATCCGCGGAAGCGGTGGCCGGCCTGCAGCGAAGCGACGCCCACGCCTGGACCGTGGCGGACCTCCCGTTGCTCGACGCCGCGCGGCGGCGTCTGGGTGATCGTCGTGCCGACGCCCGCCGACGACGCGCCGCGGCGGCACGAATCGCGCAGCGAGCGCAGATGGATCTCGTCATCGGCGACCTCCTCGAATCCCGGGTGCACGACGACGGTGAGGGCTTGATGTCGATGCTGCGCCAGCAGGATCTGCGTGAGGTTCTGGCCGACGATGCGATGGGAGGTGGTGAGCGGACTTCGACCGACGGCCCGTTCGCGCACATCGTGGTCGACGAGGCGCAGGAACTGACCGACGCGCGGTGGGCGATGATCCTGAGCCGCTGCCCGTCGCGAAGTCTGACCGTGGTCGGCGACCGTGCGCAGGCGCGCCGCGTGTTCGGTGAAACCTGGGCGCAGCGCCTGTTGCGGGTGGGCGTCGACGACGTGCGGGTCGCCGAACTGACGGTCAACTACCGCACGCCGGAAGAGATCATGGCGCAGGCGCAGACGGTGATTCGTGCGGCGATCCCCGACGCCAATGTGCCGGTGTCCATCCGCCGCGGTGGACTACCCGTCACCTACGGTGACCGGGCCGATCTCACTGCGATGATCGGTCGGTGGCAGGAGGCGAACCCGGACGGCATCGCGTGCGTGATCGGCGATCCGCGAATCCCGGACACGCCACGGGTGCGTTCGATGTCGCCGGCGACCACCAAGGGGCTCGAATTCGATCTGGTGGTGCTGGTGAATCCGGACGACTTCGGTGACGGTGTCACCGGGGCCGTCGACCGCTACGTCGCGATGACCCGCGCCACCCGGCAGTTGACGATTCTGTCCGGGTGCGAAGACGGGGAAGAAACCGCAGGTCAAAAATAG